In Nomascus leucogenys isolate Asia chromosome 8, Asia_NLE_v1, whole genome shotgun sequence, a single genomic region encodes these proteins:
- the LOC100591037 gene encoding surfeit locus protein 1 isoform X2, whose translation MELKNLEYRPVKVRGCFDHSKELYMMPRTMVDPVREAREAGLISSSTQSGAYVVTPFHCTDLGITILVNRGFVPRKKVNPETRQKGQIEGEVELIGMVRLTETRQPFVPENNPERNHWHYRDLEAMARITGAEPIFIDANFQSTVPGGPIGGQTRVTVRNEHLQYIVTWYGLCAATSYLWFKKFLRGTPGV comes from the exons ATGGAACTGAAAAATCTGGAGTATAGGCCAGTGAAAGTCAGGGGGTGCTTTGACCACTCCAAGGAGCTGTATATGATGCCCCGGACCATGGTGGACCCTGTCCGGGAGGCCCGGGAGGCCGGCCTCATCTCTTCCTCAACTCAGAGTGGGGCCTATGTGGTCACTCCCTTCCACTGCACCGACCTGGG AATCACCATCCTGGTAAATAGAGGGTTCGTTCCCAGGAAGAAAGTGAATCCTGAAACCCGGCAGAAAGGCCAG ATTGAGGGAGAAGTGGAACTCATTGGGATGGTGAGGCTAACAGAAACCAGGCAGCCTTTTGTCCCCGAGAACAATCCAGAAAGGAACCACTGGCATTATCGAGACCTGGAAGCTATGGCCAGAATCACAGGCGCAGAGCCCATCTTCATTGATGCCAACTTCC AGAGCACAGTCCCTGGAGGACCCATTGGAGGGCAAACCAGAGTTACTGTGAGGAACGAGCATCTGCAGTACATCGTGACCTG GTATGGACTCTGTGCAGCTACATCGTATCTGTGGTTTAAGAAATTCCTACGTGGGACACCTGGTGTGTGA